The following are encoded in a window of Deltaproteobacteria bacterium CG11_big_fil_rev_8_21_14_0_20_42_23 genomic DNA:
- a CDS encoding bifunctional demethylmenaquinone methyltransferase/2-methoxy-6-polyprenyl-1,4-benzoquinol methylase UbiE, protein MNTNMPMRNPKRIREMFSSIAHRYDKTNTYLSAGIHHLWRKKLVNMSKAKPGDSVLDCATGTGDLAIAFKKCVGNSGHVIGTDFCPEMLASAPAKAEKAGCPIRFEEADVTNLQFQDKRFDITSIAFGIRNVSYPIKALQEMARVTKPGGSVMILEFGQPSLPVWKDIYFFYSHTLLPKIGGWLTGASDAYSYLEKSSASFPCNEAFIQLCREADCFSEIEMKSLTGGVAYMYKARVR, encoded by the coding sequence ATGAATACAAACATGCCCATGCGCAATCCAAAGCGAATTCGCGAAATGTTTAGCAGCATTGCGCACCGTTACGACAAAACCAACACCTACCTCTCCGCCGGCATTCATCATCTCTGGAGAAAAAAACTGGTGAACATGAGCAAGGCAAAACCCGGAGATAGCGTTCTAGACTGCGCTACCGGAACGGGCGATCTTGCTATCGCGTTTAAGAAATGTGTGGGAAATTCTGGTCATGTCATTGGCACCGACTTCTGCCCCGAAATGCTAGCATCCGCACCAGCAAAGGCTGAAAAAGCTGGCTGCCCTATTCGCTTTGAAGAAGCTGATGTAACCAACTTACAGTTTCAAGATAAACGCTTCGACATTACTTCAATTGCGTTTGGCATTCGCAATGTCAGCTATCCCATTAAAGCGTTGCAAGAAATGGCGCGAGTAACAAAGCCTGGCGGCTCGGTCATGATTTTGGAATTTGGTCAACCCAGTTTGCCTGTGTGGAAAGACATTTATTTCTTTTACTCCCACACGTTGCTGCCAAAAATTGGCGGCTGGCTCACTGGCGCATCAGATGCCTACAGCTATCTCGAAAAATCTTCCGCTTCATTCCCCTGCAATGAAGCCTTCATCCAGCTTTGCCGAGAGGCAGATTGTTTCAGCGAAATAGAAATGAAAAGCCTCACCGGCGGCGTAGCCTATATGTATAAAGCGCGAGTGCGGTAG
- a CDS encoding chorismate synthase → MTANSFGSIFHITSFGESHGKALGVIIEGCPAGIPFDFELLQQWMQRRRPGLGTLVSARNEADEMHVLSGVFEGKTLGTPIAMLVHNTDTRSEDYQQIKISPRLGHADDVWRAKFGHVDHRGGGRSSGRETVSRVMAAAVAEMLVKKLAPEVSVQGNLTQVGPLHLPQDEAKLEQLLTKAKEEGESFGGVVEVLVSALPVGLGQPVFHKLKSDFAAAVMSVGATTSFEFGDGVEAGGQKGTAFHDAKTTAQYGGIRGGLSTGEPISMRISFKPTSSILDVAKKGRHDPCIAIRGLPVVEAMVWLVLADHLLWRRLDCVSG, encoded by the coding sequence ATGACTGCAAATAGTTTTGGCAGCATTTTTCATATCACTAGCTTTGGCGAAAGCCATGGCAAAGCTTTAGGTGTAATCATTGAGGGATGTCCGGCGGGCATCCCTTTTGATTTTGAGCTGCTGCAACAATGGATGCAGCGTCGCCGTCCAGGCCTTGGCACACTTGTGTCAGCGCGCAATGAAGCTGACGAAATGCACGTGCTAAGTGGCGTTTTCGAAGGCAAAACCTTGGGCACTCCCATTGCCATGCTGGTTCATAATACCGACACTCGTTCCGAAGATTACCAGCAGATAAAAATCTCTCCACGTCTTGGCCATGCCGATGATGTGTGGCGTGCAAAGTTTGGCCATGTTGATCACCGCGGTGGTGGAAGGTCTTCTGGCCGTGAAACCGTGAGCCGTGTGATGGCTGCAGCCGTTGCAGAAATGCTCGTAAAAAAACTTGCTCCAGAAGTGAGTGTGCAAGGCAATCTCACGCAAGTAGGTCCATTGCATCTTCCGCAAGATGAAGCGAAACTTGAGCAACTACTTACCAAGGCAAAAGAAGAGGGTGAAAGTTTTGGTGGTGTTGTTGAAGTTCTTGTTTCAGCACTTCCCGTTGGACTTGGCCAACCCGTGTTTCACAAATTGAAGTCAGACTTTGCAGCAGCTGTGATGAGTGTGGGCGCGACAACATCTTTCGAATTTGGCGACGGCGTAGAAGCTGGTGGACAAAAAGGAACCGCATTTCACGATGCAAAAACTACAGCTCAATATGGAGGTATTCGCGGAGGCCTCTCAACCGGAGAACCAATCTCCATGCGAATTAGCTTCAAACCAACATCCTCCATTTTAGACGTCGCTAAAAAAGGAAGACACGATCCCTGCATCGCCATTCGCGGCCTTCCCGTTGTGGAAGCGATGGTGTGGTTGGTGTTAGCAGACCACTTGCTGTGGCGGCGGCTTGATTGTGTGTCGGGTTAA